From the genome of Nicotiana sylvestris chromosome 2, ASM39365v2, whole genome shotgun sequence, one region includes:
- the LOC138884872 gene encoding uncharacterized protein has translation MPLVEALEQMSGYAKFMKDLVIKKRSMDCETIKMTHQVSTIVHPMAPKLEDPGAFTIPCIIGSTDFAKALCHLGASINFIPYSIFKTLGIGQSRQTSMRLQMADRMMKRPLGIIDDVLSWVDKFILPADFVILDCEVDYEVPIILGRPFLATGNALVDMEVGELTFRVGDGKVVFHMCKSMKQPNSIEVCSFVDLVTVVIIDDTGAMINVEDLLEVVLLNLDVNEDASWVECVDATLVVLQKRKSQLDGL, from the exons atgcctttagtggaggctcttgaacaaatgtcgggctatgctaaattcatgaaggacttggttatAAAGAAGcgatctatggattgtgaaactataaagatgactcatcaagttaGTACAATAGTGCAtccaatggccccgaagcttgaagatcccggtgctttcaccattccttgcataATTGGGAGTACagattttgctaaagctctatgtcatttgggggctagtatcaattttaTACCCTATTctattttcaagactttgggtatcgGGCAGTCGAGGCAGACttctatgagattacaaatggcagatagaatgatgaagagaccattaggtattattgatgatgtgcttagCTGGGTGGACAAGTTTATCctgccagctgactttgtgatcttggattgtgaggtagattatgaagttcctatcattttggggagacctttccttgctacggggaatgCATTGGTGGATatggaagtaggggaactcaccttccgggtgggtgatggaaaggtggtctttcatatgtgcaagtctatgaagcagcccaacagtatcgaggtgtgctcttttgttgacctcgtcacagTAGTAATAATTGATGACACcggtgcaatgatcaatgtggaggacctaTTGGAGGTCGTactattgaatcttgatgtcaatgaggatgcaagctgggtggagtgc gttgatgccacattggtggtgcttcaaaagcgaaaaagtcaattggatggactttaa